The genomic stretch GATTGATTTTGGCTATATGGGAGAAAAATATACATGGGAGAGATCGCGGGGAACTGGCAGGTGGATTCAAGAGAGGCTTGACAGAGGTTTGGCGAATAAAGAATGGATATAACTCTTTTCATGCGCAGAGGTTAGAGTATTGGAAGTGTCCACTTCTGATCATATGCCATTATACCTTTAATTGAACAGGCAGGTTTATGTGCCAAAATCAAGGAGATTTAAGTTTGAGAATATGTGGATTAGCAAGCAGGAGTGTAGGACTATTATTCAGGAATGCTGGCATAAAAACGAAGATGCTGATATTATGGACAAAATGGCTGAGTACTGCGTAAAACTGGAAGAGTGGGGTGGGGGATGATTAAAGAGATGCGATTCCAGTTGGCAACTTACAGGAAGGATTTACGTAAGTTCCGGTCAAGAAGAGATAGTACTGGGATCCAAACGTATAATCAGTTGAGGTGGGAGTACTTACGTTTATTGGAAAAACAGGAGATATATTGGAAGCAAAGGGCGAAATAATTTTGGTTGCGGGAGGGGGATAAAAATACGCGTTTCTTCCACAAATATGCCTCAGTAAGGAAGGAACACAATAAAATCAAGAAGTTAAAGGATGCTCAAGGAGTGTGGAGAGAAACAGATGAGGAGATAAAAGAAATAATTGTGAATTATTTTGATAACATGTTTTGTGCTTCGTCATTGGATGAACAGATGTCAGAAATGGATAAGGTCCGAAAAATTACAGAGAAACAAAATCATTATTTGGTGCTACTTGTTACGGATGAGGAAGTGAAGACAACTGTGTTTGCAATGCACCAGGAGAAGGCACCGGGCATTGACGGCTTAAACCCGGCATTTTTCCAAACATATTGGAATATAGTGGGAGGAGATGTAAGCACATTTTGCAAGAAGTTTTTTGAGACAGGAGAGTTGCCAAAAGGAGTAAACAGTACTCTTGTTTGCCTCATACCCAAAGTTAAAAATCCTAAATAGATGGCGGATCTAAGGCCAATATCTCTCTGTAATGTGTTGATGCATATCATCTCGAAGGTTCTGGAAAATAAGTTGAAACCATGTCTTTATGATATAGTATCTGATAATCAGAGTGCTTTTATTGAGGGAAGACTCTTGACGGATAATGCCTTACTTGCTTTCGAGATTAACCACTTTATTAAGAGGAAGACACAAGGAAAGAATGGGGTGGCTGGGTTGAAAATCGATGTTTCTAAGGCATATGATAAACTAGAGTGGAGTTTTATTGAGAAAATGTTGAATAAATTTGGGTTTCACTCAAAGTGGATCGATAGAATTATGATGTGTATAAGGACTGTGTCGTATAGTTTTCTGCATAATGGTAAAGTGTTTGCTAAATTGAAGCCACATCGAGGGATTCGACATGGAGACCCCATATCACCATATCTATATATCTTGTGTGCCGAAGGCTTGAGTGCGATtattagaagataagaagatacAGGATTGTTACATGAGTGTAAGGTGGCAAGAGGAGCTCCAAGTATATCTCATCTGCTCTTTGCAGATGAGTGCTATTTTTTCTTTAGAGCCTCACATACAGAAACATCCATCATGAAGGACATTTTGTTGCGATATGAGAAAATATCAGGCCAGGTAGTTAACTATAAGAAGTCGAATGTTTATTTCAGTCATAATACCGGGGAACAGGATAAAGTATATGTTTGTGAGTTGTTGCAAGTTCAAGAAATTGACAAGCCTGGCAAGTACTTGGGCATGCCGATGTATGCAGGAAAGAATAAAACTGAGATATTTGGCTTCTTAAATGATAGGGTGGAGCAAAAGTTACAAGGGTGGACTAATCAAGAATTATCTAAGGGAGGCAAACTCACGTTGTTAAAGTCTGTTGCACAAGCTGTACCCAACTCCCGGATGAGTCTGTTCTTAGTTCTCGTCAATATTTGTGAAGaaatggagtgaaaaatgaacGCATTTTGGTGGGGACACGGGAAAGCTGTGAAGGGTGTGAAGTGGATGGAGTGGGAGAGGTTATGCATGCCAAAAGCTAACGGAGGGTTGTGGGTCCGTAGTCTGAGAAAGTTTAACTTGGCTATACTTGCCAAACAAGGGTGGAGAATCCTCAATGAGAGTAATGTTGGGTTTCGAGGTATAAAACAcaacaaaaataataaataaaaccgTAAAAACAGAATAAATCGAAActcaccgcaggatccatgcgaaaaacaatatttaattcgtGGATGGGATATTTACCTTAAAGAGCTTTACGATTATGATTGTCAAAAGGAGATCCTAGCTTTAACTGAACACCACGTATCCCGCCTTAACGATCTACGTCgtagaggtatccacacgaaagctGGTACGGAGGAGGCGTGTACTAGCCCCAAGAACGGACCTGTtttcccctctctctctctctcacctttagctgctagggttttatgtttttatctaataaaaacgTAACCCTAATTTTAGTCTTAAGGATGTTTATATAGAGAGGCCAAAAATAGTCCTAACTCTAATCCAAGTCagagtttattaaaatctgaaattctatttatttaataattaagtttaactcaattactaaataataactgaatttcggatttaataatatacaaattcGAAATTTATTTATTCCATTAATTAAGTTCAacttaattattaataaataattcaaattttctttttaattcaaatccgaatttgaattaaatatcCCTCCATACTTTCTTTGTGCAACCCTATAGatattattacgttggcaatgatttaaatatctcatatttaaattataaacaatgagtggcacctagtaatacatcattgctacccaagtaataataattaaatcggtgatcgattaaacctttcgtgaataatgtataaagtaatataattcctttaaccatatattatagattaaactcgagacatgttatgtgtcatcctcttcatggtttaatccgagtttccttgatcaatgagtagactatcatttcaaatcaatatttgagcgcggcgccacgcatttcatagtctagctcataCAAGATGTCAATAATATCTCTCCAATAATTatgagggttaaatcctttatagatcattcatatttcttacACGATTCCTAATATACTCgaagtccacttttatcattacccggtcaaaggcaacttttgatgtaatcaaagtatattaatcatgatatagaaatataatgatttcaagtcgaatgaccattacatcattatcactgtaagaattacttatgacacaacagacatgtagaatctcacattgggtctatccaacaccatgtatatttacattagcttgtgttttttactttagtatcactatacctatgatcaatgagatgtgatcatcagtcaataaacacactagtattaatgcattattattgtcccttaataataaaaCTCGATTAGGGATATTTGAGAATATcgataatattcacataatatcattcccaagtcacgtacttagagatatagaattcttataatattccaaggatatttattaatctaatatttatatcgcagtaaattataagacttaataaattatttaaaagaataatcgatagaacataaatattaataattcaaatgttattaacaaaacataatagtgttgtttatagggcacaaacactaacaagtAATCCTCTAGTTGCAGCAATTATGAAAGCTAAATACTTTCCAACCACTGATTTCCTAAATGCGCAGGTGAGATCGAATTCAAGTTATGTATGGAGGAGTATTATGAGTGCACAAGAAGCTGTGAAGGTAGGTACTAGAAGAAAGATCGGAGATGGGGCATATACAAATATATGGCAGGTGCAGGGGTTACCGGATGTGGAGAATGAGTGCTTGACGTCGCATATGCCTGATTATCTAAGGGACAACAAAGTCCAAAGTCTTATGTATGAGGAAGGGAAAAACTAGAATATTGACATCCTTCGTGATATATGTAAGACAAGGGACATGGAACTCATCTTGAGAATTCCAATACCCATGAATAAAAGTAAGGATAAGTGGTTTTGGCTACTAGAGGATAATTGACAGTTTACAGTTCGAAGCTGTTTTAGATGGTTGCAAGGGGAATTTAGCAATGTAAACACGAGATTTTGGAAGCGGTTATGGTCTCTCAAAATGCCTTGGAAGGTGATTAATTTTCTCTGGAGAGTTTGCAGAAATTGTTTGCCAACTATGCAAGCACTACAGATAAAGCAAGTAAACGTAAGTGTACGATGTCCATGGTGTCATAGTAGTGATGAAACTGACACCCATGTTTTATTTGAATGTGACTTTGCTCGAACAGTCTGGTTTAATTCGGGTCTGCAGCAGTTGGTGCAAGTATTACCAAATGATACGACAACCATTAATATTATGAGAATTTTTGAAAGGTGCACAAGGGAGCAGTGTGTGTTGGTTGGATTGTTGTGCTCGGCCTTATGGAATATGCACAATAACTGGATCTGGGAAATGATTAATGGGTCTGCGTTTGGGGTTAAAGCTTCAGCCATAAACCTTCTGCATGACTGACGTAAGGCACATGCATCGGGTACTCAGACTAATAAACAAGTAGCAGAAGGGGCGCGAGTATGGACTAAACCACCGGTGGGAT from Apium graveolens cultivar Ventura unplaced genomic scaffold, ASM990537v1 ctg2904, whole genome shotgun sequence encodes the following:
- the LOC141700766 gene encoding uncharacterized protein LOC141700766; translated protein: MIDAQGHGGGVALLWRNNSGVQILNSCNNFIDFEVSTESVGRWRYTRYYGYPENERRVDSWNLLHELTGKSSLPWCIIGDFNDLMVMDEKRGGTRRPRYLLDGFSEAVRDSGLIDFGYMGEKYTWERSRGTGRQVYVPKSRRFKFENMWISKQECRTIIQECWHKNEDADIMDKMAEYCMSEMDKVRKITEKQNHYLVLLVTDEEVKTTVFAMHQEKAPGIDGLNPAFFQTYWNIVGGDVSTFCKKFFETGELPKGVNSTLVLENKLKPCLYDIVSDNQSAFIEGRLLTDNALLAFEINHFIKRKTQGKNGVAGLKIDVSKDKVYVCELLQVQEIDKPGKYLGMPMYAGKNKTEIFGFLNDRVEQKLQGWTNQELSKGGKLTLLKSVAQAVPNSRMSLFLVLVNICEEME